Proteins encoded by one window of Electrophorus electricus isolate fEleEle1 chromosome 17, fEleEle1.pri, whole genome shotgun sequence:
- the LOC118242818 gene encoding uncharacterized protein LOC118242818 — translation MAEVRLRLRAPERLKYSRFLPFAVGGKRAVTIVPVALAFTLPRRMTGNDVSSVRGSRGRLAVLTDSTKRVEPGVPRDTSCGRGARNVSVDCLPRRAPEWVALRDRVDPSAPSTGSRSSASRSGAGRAAGATRRFSSDARLRGQNGGASDSASRDPPPRTSETAYYKLLEVSPSATQAQIKAAYYRQSFICHPDKNAGSEHATLRFAQVSEAYNVLGNKALRRKYDRGLLDRAEAQAPGGASSARGAAGEASRSDAYPRRAAAFDFDAFYRAHYGEQLQREKERRDRREEVMRKRMQHNRDWGVFRMAEVTVWMMMAMAAGILLSLKAD, via the coding sequence ATGGCGGAGGTTAGGTTACGTTTAAGAGCCCCTGAACGTTTAAAGTATTCTCGTTTTCTACCTTTCGCGGTGGGAGGTAAACGTGCAGTAACGATAGTACCGGTTGCGCTCGCATTCACGTTACCTCGGCGAATGACCGGAAATGACGTCTCGTCAGTCCGAGGCTCACGCGGCCGGCTGGCCGTTCTGACCGACTCAACTAAGCGTGTTGAGCCCGGTGTTCCGAGGGATACCAGCTGCGGAAGAGGCGCACGGAACGTTTCCGTGGACTGTCTTCCTAGACGTGCTCCGGAATGGGTTGCTTTGCGTGACCGTGTCGACCCGAGCGCGCCGTCGACCGGGAGCCGCTCGAGCGCGAGCAGAAGTGGAGCGGGACGTGCCGCGGGCGCAACGCGTCGGTTCAGCTCCGATGCGCGTCTGAGAGGACAGAACGGCGGCGCGAGCGACAGCGCGAGCCGAGACCCCCCGCCGCGTACGTCAGAGACGGCGTACTACAAGCTTCTCGAGGTGTCGCCGAGCGCTACCCAAGCGCAGATCAAAGCCGCGTACTACCGACAGTCGTTCATCTGTCATCCCGACAAAAACGCAGGCAGCGAACACGCCACGCTTCGCTTTGCCCAGGTGAGCGAGGCGTACAACGTGCTGGGCAATAAAGCTCTCCGGAGGAAATACGACCGAGGGCTCCTCGATCGGGCCGAAGCGCAGGCGCCCGGCGGAGCCTCCTCCGCCCGGGGGGCCGCCGGTGAAGCGTCGCGTTCGGACGCGTACCCGCGCCGCGCCGCCGCCTTCGACTTCGACGCGTTCTATCGCGCGCACTACGGCGAGCAGCTGCAGCGCGAGAAGGAGCGGCGCGACCGGAGGGAAGAGgtcatgaggaagaggatgcagCACAATCGGGACTGGGGAGTGTTCAGAATGGCGGAGGTCACGGTCTGGATGATGATGGCCATGGCGGCTGGTATTCTGCTGAGTCTGAAAGCAGATTAA